The following proteins are encoded in a genomic region of Leptospira langatensis:
- the ccoN gene encoding cytochrome-c oxidase, cbb3-type subunit I has product MSSFEQKYNDGIVKGFLLSALVWGIASMLVGVWIAFQMVYPELNIGPYFTFGRLRPLHTNAAIFGFALSIIFATGYHTVQRLCRVRIWSDKLANLHLVLYNLTIILAAITLPLGLSQSKEYAELEWPLDLLIVVWFVIFIVNYFGTIFTREEKQLYVALWFYIASWVTIPILFIVNNLSIPVSWIKSYSVFAGVFDANIQWWYGHNAVAFVLTTPFLGLMYYYLPKHIKQPIYSHRLSIIHFWSLIFIYIWAGPHHLLYTPLPDWLQTTGMVFSIMLWMPSWGGMLNGFLTLTQAKEKIKTDATLKMMLVGVTFYGMSTFEGPLLSIRSVSGLGHNTDWIIGHVHGGTLGWVGMMSFAAIYYLVPRIWNTNLYSERLANFHFWVATLGILLYIVSMWVSGITEGSMWRAIDSTGALKYPNWVQITETLKPYRLFRGIGGALYFVGLITMIYNVIRTIRTSGDGFKEIDLRVGLKEAKAQ; this is encoded by the coding sequence ATGAGTTCTTTTGAACAAAAATACAACGATGGAATCGTAAAAGGATTCCTGCTTTCGGCGTTGGTCTGGGGAATTGCCTCCATGCTCGTCGGGGTTTGGATTGCCTTCCAAATGGTGTATCCCGAGCTGAACATCGGGCCATACTTCACATTCGGAAGATTACGTCCTCTTCATACGAATGCAGCCATATTCGGGTTCGCACTCAGTATCATCTTTGCCACTGGGTATCACACAGTCCAAAGACTTTGCAGGGTCCGAATTTGGAGCGATAAACTGGCCAACTTACACTTGGTATTGTACAATCTAACGATCATTCTTGCGGCGATCACCCTTCCCTTGGGTTTAAGCCAATCCAAAGAATACGCTGAGTTAGAATGGCCTTTGGACCTTTTGATCGTGGTTTGGTTCGTTATCTTTATAGTGAACTATTTCGGGACCATCTTCACAAGAGAAGAAAAGCAACTCTACGTTGCGCTCTGGTTTTATATCGCTTCTTGGGTCACCATCCCTATCTTATTCATCGTGAATAACCTCTCCATTCCGGTGAGCTGGATCAAATCCTATTCCGTCTTTGCAGGTGTATTTGATGCGAATATCCAATGGTGGTATGGGCATAACGCGGTAGCCTTCGTGCTTACTACTCCATTCTTAGGATTGATGTATTATTATCTTCCGAAGCATATTAAGCAACCGATCTATAGCCACAGACTATCGATCATCCACTTCTGGAGCTTGATCTTCATTTATATTTGGGCGGGTCCTCACCACCTACTCTATACTCCTCTACCGGATTGGTTGCAAACCACAGGAATGGTATTCAGTATCATGCTTTGGATGCCGTCTTGGGGGGGAATGTTGAACGGTTTCCTTACTCTTACCCAAGCTAAGGAGAAGATCAAAACCGACGCAACCTTGAAGATGATGCTCGTTGGGGTCACCTTTTACGGTATGTCCACTTTCGAAGGTCCTCTTCTCTCCATTCGTTCCGTAAGCGGTCTTGGCCATAATACCGACTGGATCATCGGCCACGTTCACGGCGGAACCTTAGGCTGGGTGGGAATGATGTCCTTCGCAGCGATCTACTATCTTGTTCCAAGGATCTGGAATACGAATCTATATTCGGAAAGACTTGCGAACTTCCACTTCTGGGTCGCAACGCTTGGGATCCTTCTCTATATCGTTTCCATGTGGGTCTCCGGAATCACCGAAGGTTCTATGTGGAGAGCGATCGACTCTACCGGCGCATTGAAATATCCGAACTGGGTACAGATCACTGAGACATTGAAACCTTACAGGTTGTTCCGAGGTATCGGAGGAGCACTCTATTTCGTGGGTCTCATAACAATGATATACAACGTAATTCGTACGATCCGCACTTCCGGTGACGGGTTCAAGGAAATCGACTTACGCGTCGGTCTCAAGGAGGCAAAAGCGCAATGA
- a CDS encoding acetyl-CoA hydrolase/transferase family protein — translation MDFVSPEEAIAEIKNGDRVFIHSVFAAPSLLIQSLASNPKDLRDIEIVHIHTEGEAPYAQDGKESAFRTNALFVSGNIRQAVAEGRADYLPIFLSEAPSLFRKRILPIDVVLISVSPPDKHGYCSLGVSIDISKAAVDSAKIVIAQVNRYMPRTHGDGLIHTSKIHKLVEGNIPLLEAKHSDPNPIERKIGEHIAGLVEDGATLQMGIGTIPDAVLSCLTNHKNLGIHTEMFSDGVIPLVEKGIVTGSEKKIHRGKIATAFVMGTRKLYDFVDDNPEVVFLDMGYINDTDNIRRNPKVTAINSAVEVDLTGQVCADSIGTYQYSGVGGQMDFIRGASLSEGGKPIIALPSTTSKGLSRIAAILKPGGSVTTTRANVHYVITEYGVANLYGKNLRQRAKLLIDIAHPDHRNELEKQAAERFKGSHF, via the coding sequence CTTCTAACCCGAAGGATCTCCGGGATATCGAGATCGTTCACATCCATACGGAAGGAGAAGCCCCGTATGCTCAAGATGGTAAAGAGTCCGCATTTAGGACAAATGCATTATTCGTATCCGGCAATATAAGACAGGCTGTCGCAGAAGGAAGAGCCGATTACTTACCGATCTTCCTAAGCGAGGCACCTTCCCTTTTCAGAAAGAGGATACTTCCTATCGATGTGGTACTGATCTCAGTCTCCCCTCCCGACAAACACGGGTATTGCTCTTTGGGAGTATCCATAGATATCAGCAAGGCTGCGGTGGATTCCGCAAAAATAGTCATCGCGCAAGTAAATCGGTACATGCCCAGGACTCACGGAGACGGACTGATCCATACAAGCAAGATCCATAAATTAGTAGAAGGTAATATTCCTCTCCTAGAAGCGAAGCATTCCGATCCGAATCCGATCGAGCGCAAGATCGGAGAACATATCGCCGGCCTGGTAGAAGATGGAGCAACGTTACAAATGGGGATCGGCACCATTCCGGATGCGGTACTTTCCTGTCTTACCAATCATAAGAATTTAGGGATCCATACGGAGATGTTCTCCGACGGAGTGATCCCTTTGGTAGAAAAAGGAATAGTAACAGGCTCGGAGAAGAAGATCCACAGAGGAAAGATCGCAACTGCGTTCGTAATGGGAACCCGCAAGCTCTACGATTTCGTGGACGATAACCCTGAGGTAGTCTTCTTGGACATGGGCTATATTAACGACACGGATAATATCCGCAGGAACCCCAAGGTCACCGCGATCAATTCCGCAGTCGAAGTGGATCTAACGGGCCAAGTATGCGCGGATTCGATCGGGACCTATCAGTATTCCGGAGTAGGCGGACAGATGGATTTTATCAGGGGAGCCTCTCTTTCCGAAGGAGGAAAACCGATCATCGCACTTCCCTCCACAACCTCCAAAGGATTGTCGAGGATCGCTGCTATCCTGAAACCGGGAGGAAGCGTCACTACTACAAGGGCCAATGTGCATTACGTGATCACCGAGTATGGAGTAGCAAATCTCTATGGCAAAAACCTAAGACAAAGAGCGAAATTACTTATTGACATAGCTCATCCGGACCATAGAAATGAATTGGAAAAACAAGCCGCCGAAAGGTTCAAAGGCTCCCACTTCTAA